One window of Methanobrevibacter sp. TMH8 genomic DNA carries:
- a CDS encoding MTH865 family protein produces the protein MSVREEIHEQIVGALEGAKFPIKTPEELFDALPDGANTTCRSGDVVLKASDAGEVLTSDDFPFESAESVATTIVNKAGL, from the coding sequence ATGTCTGTAAGAGAAGAAATTCATGAGCAAATTGTTGGAGCATTAGAAGGAGCTAAATTTCCTATTAAAACACCAGAAGAACTATTTGATGCATTGCCAGATGGTGCAAATACAACATGTAGATCAGGAGATGTTGTTTTAAAAGCTTCTGATGCTGGAGAAGTTTTAACTTCCGATGATTTTCCATTTGAATCTGCTGAAAGTGTTGCAACAACAATTGTAAACAAAGCAGGACTCTAA
- a CDS encoding AbrB/MazE/SpoVT family DNA-binding domain-containing protein produces MTVTTKIYENNQTAIPSEIRKKFNIGKNDLVEWSINEKGEPTIKFRKKTSFKDIRGKGKLDYKTNSVDLKKELYK; encoded by the coding sequence ATGACTGTTACAACTAAAATATATGAAAACAACCAAACAGCAATACCTTCTGAAATAAGGAAAAAATTCAATATAGGAAAAAATGACTTAGTAGAATGGTCTATTAATGAAAAAGGAGAACCTACAATAAAATTCAGGAAAAAAACCAGTTTCAAAGACATTAGAGGTAAAGGAAAATTAGATTATAAAACCAACTCTGTAGATTTGAAAAAGGAGCTGTATAAGTGA
- a CDS encoding PIN domain-containing protein produces MKIFLDSSFLIAYVIETDENNKLAYKLENQGIFDNECYISNLIINEIVTVIGNKINVNLAIDTYNAIKDNCTIINEYNMPNFNDSVINTYKKYNTKLSFTDCAILEIMKEHKIKKLVSFDKYFDRTNIERIH; encoded by the coding sequence GTGAAAATATTCTTAGATAGTTCTTTTTTAATAGCTTATGTAATTGAAACTGATGAGAATAACAAATTAGCCTATAAACTAGAAAATCAAGGCATATTTGACAATGAGTGTTATATAAGCAATCTTATAATAAATGAAATAGTCACAGTTATAGGAAATAAAATCAATGTAAATTTAGCTATTGATACATATAATGCTATTAAAGATAATTGTACCATTATCAATGAATATAATATGCCAAATTTTAATGATAGTGTAATAAACACATATAAAAAATATAATACTAAATTATCATTTACAGATTGCGCCATACTTGAAATAATGAAAGAACATAAAATAAAAAAATTAGTGTCCTTTGATAAATACTTTGATAGAACAAATATAGAAAGAATACACTAA
- a CDS encoding effector binding domain-containing protein, whose amino-acid sequence MKLHKVKSTRANNFSDDIAKIIDLWQESIMSNENYTGNWYGVYHEYESDFKGDYTLSICNEDISSNKDNIIIDDKQKYETFEVKSRDDLPKVWQKIWDLELKGQLKRAYTIDYEKYSKNNITIHIALK is encoded by the coding sequence ATGAAGTTACACAAAGTAAAATCAACAAGAGCTAACAATTTTAGTGATGATATTGCAAAAATTATTGATTTATGGCAAGAAAGTATTATGAGTAATGAAAACTATACTGGTAATTGGTATGGTGTTTATCATGAATATGAAAGTGATTTTAAAGGAGATTATACCTTAAGTATTTGTAATGAGGATATTTCAAGTAATAAAGATAATATAATAATCGATGATAAACAAAAATATGAAACTTTTGAAGTAAAATCTAGAGACGATCTTCCCAAAGTATGGCAAAAGATTTGGGATTTAGAATTAAAAGGACAATTGAAAAGAGCATATACAATTGATTATGAAAAATATTCTAAAAATAATATAACAATTCATATTGCATTAAAATAA
- a CDS encoding TetR/AcrR family transcriptional regulator — protein sequence MSTKDKIIEAAFLLSLEHGYDNMSIRDIIEESGASYSSIYYHFKNKDDLLKNLIQRYMVDINEYHHERIMGFDGSFIEKLNILFYYVMGIDLQNDKKPILVVGDHIVDFKEYYLMFLGIYHKHPEYRYIFDDLNEKGINFLTKFIEKSIQENEIKKDINSKDLALFITSLLRGSIDIWTCSPNDQLDNIIKTNIEFINQVI from the coding sequence ATGAGTACTAAAGATAAAATAATTGAGGCTGCTTTTTTGCTGTCTCTTGAACATGGTTATGATAATATGTCTATAAGAGATATTATTGAGGAATCTGGGGCTAGCTATAGTTCTATTTATTATCATTTTAAAAATAAAGATGATTTATTAAAAAATCTGATCCAGAGGTATATGGTCGATATTAATGAATATCATCATGAAAGGATAATGGGTTTTGATGGTTCTTTTATCGAGAAATTAAATATTCTTTTTTATTATGTCATGGGTATTGATTTGCAAAATGATAAAAAGCCTATTTTAGTAGTCGGAGACCATATTGTCGATTTTAAAGAATATTATTTAATGTTTTTAGGTATATATCATAAACATCCTGAATATCGATATATATTTGATGATTTAAATGAAAAAGGTATTAATTTTTTAACAAAATTCATAGAAAAATCAATTCAAGAGAATGAAATAAAGAAAGATATTAATTCAAAAGACTTAGCACTTTTTATTACATCACTCCTACGAGGATCTATAGATATTTGGACTTGTTCACCTAACGATCAGTTAGACAATATCATTAAAACTAATATTGAGTTTATTAATCAAGTAATATGA
- a CDS encoding CPBP family intramembrane glutamic endopeptidase, with product MKNIGNLGHIIGFGIFILLAVKFIHKRDIFSVINISNLSSKTESWIKKIRWNNFLKGILIWGVIAFIQMIPYIIYPNYFILNPSTNILFIIICALLFIPAQSISEEIAFRGYLNQGLFLKFKNPLIIILISSLIFGLLHEIPSNIDSLFYFLSTFTFGIILSLVVLTENGLETAMGMHVINNIFAISLISELGATAPISLFIQTQEIPSSIFGSLDQSMELILYLIFLIILIIYKRKEIKALFITK from the coding sequence ATGAAAAATATAGGAAATCTTGGTCATATTATTGGTTTTGGGATTTTTATACTTTTAGCTGTAAAGTTTATTCATAAAAGAGATATATTTTCTGTTATTAATATCTCTAATTTATCTTCTAAAACTGAATCTTGGATAAAAAAGATAAGATGGAATAATTTTTTAAAAGGAATTCTTATTTGGGGAGTCATAGCATTCATACAGATGATTCCATATATAATTTATCCAAATTATTTTATTTTGAATCCAAGTACTAATATTCTTTTCATAATTATTTGTGCATTGCTTTTTATTCCTGCTCAATCAATTTCAGAAGAAATAGCATTTAGAGGATATTTAAATCAAGGCCTATTTTTAAAATTTAAAAATCCATTAATCATAATATTAATTAGTTCTTTAATATTTGGATTATTACATGAGATACCTTCAAATATTGATTCTTTGTTTTATTTTCTTAGTACATTCACTTTTGGTATTATTCTTTCTTTAGTTGTGTTAACAGAAAATGGACTAGAAACTGCAATGGGGATGCATGTTATAAATAACATATTTGCTATTTCACTTATTAGTGAGTTAGGAGCTACTGCACCAATTTCACTATTTATTCAAACACAAGAAATACCATCCAGTATTTTCGGTTCTCTTGATCAAAGTATGGAACTTATTCTCTACTTAATATTTTTAATAATTTTAATTATATATAAACGAAAAGAAATCAAAGCATTATTTATAACCAAATAA